From Saccopteryx leptura isolate mSacLep1 chromosome 3, mSacLep1_pri_phased_curated, whole genome shotgun sequence, one genomic window encodes:
- the NDUFB9 gene encoding NADH dehydrogenase [ubiquinone] 1 beta subcomplex subunit 9: MAFSAPAAYLTHQQKVLRLYKRALRHLESWCIHRDKYRYFACLLRARFDEHKNEKDMLKATQLLREAEEEFWQNQHPQPYIFPDSPGGTSYERYECYKVPEWCLDDWHPSEKAVYPDYFSKREQWKKLRRESWEREVKQLQEETPAGGPYTEALPPARKEGDLPPLWWHIVTRPRERPS; the protein is encoded by the exons ATGGCGTTCTCGGCGCCGGCGGCCTACTTGACCCACCAGCAGAAGGTGTTGCGGCTTTATAAGCGAGCGCTGCGCCACCTGGAGTCGTGGTGCATCCACAG GGACAAATACCGGTACTTCGCTTGCCTGCTGAGAGCTCGGTTTGACGAACACAAGAATGAGAAGGATATGTTGAAGGCCACGCAGCTGCTgcgggaggcggaggaggagtTCTGGCAGAATCAGCACCCCCAGCCCTACATCTTCCCAGACTCCCCGGGGGGCACCTCCTACGAGAGATACGAGTGTTACAAG GTTCCTGAGTGGTGCTTAGATGACTGGCATCCTTCTGAGAAGGCAGTGTATCCTGATTACTTTTCCAAGAGAGAGCAGTGGAAGAAACTGCGACGGGAAAGCTGGGAGCGAGAG GTTAAGCAGCTGCAGGAGGAAACCCCGGCTGGTGGTCCCTACACTGAAGCCTTGCCCCCAGCCCGAAAGGAAGGTGACTTGCCCCCACTGTGGTGGCATATAGTGACCAGGCCCCGGGAGCGGCCCTCCTAG